In Pseudomonadota bacterium, the sequence GTGCCGGGCACGAAGACGCCCTCATCATCGGGTAAGGATATCACCGAGCTTTACATGCAGGCTTTCAGCGAGGGGCTTCCTGCAGGGAACATTCTGATTCTGGTCACCGAGGCCGTTGATAAAAGAAAGAAATTCTACAAGTATATTTCCGAACAGGGAACGGTAATCGATCTCTCGGTTGAGACCGGGTCGGGCAAGGCGGCAGCCGATGGCCAGAACGAGGTGCTTCGGGAGATCGTCAACCGGGTGATGGCGGAGAACGGTAAAAGGATAGAGCCGAAAACCCTGGAACTGCTGCTGGAAAGGGTTGGCTTTCATCCGGTCGCCGCTGCCCTTGAGAGTGAAAAGCTTGTTCTTTATGCAGGTGACCGCAACATTGTGGGCCTGGAGGATCTGAATGCGGTTGTCGGCCGGACACGAGAGGAAGCGATCTATGAGCTGGCGGAGGTGTTTTCCGATCGTAATCTGGGCCGGACCCTTCTCATTTCCGAAAGATTGCAGGAAAACGGGGTGCACCCGCTGGCGATCATCGCTTCGCTGCGCAATCACCTGAAAAAAATGATGCTGGTCAGATCAATGCAGGAACTGGACAATCCCGGCTATAAGCCCGGCATGTCTTTTCCGGCCTTCAAGGACGGCTATCTCGACCGGCTGAAAAAGAGCAGGGTTGAATGGCCCAAAGAGCTGTCCGGTCACCCGTACGGCCTGTACATGACCTTTAAAAAAGCTGAAAAATTCTCTCTTGCCCTGTTGACGAGGTCGATGTCGGTTCTTCTTGATGCGGAATACAATCTCAAAGGTTCCGGGCTAACGGGGAAAATCGTTCTGGAAAACATGTTTTTCCGCCTCATGGATGACAGGTTCCCGGCATGATGATTATGTTTTTCGGCGAGGTTTGCATTTTCCCTCCCTGCGCTTAACAAGAAACAGGGGGGGGCAAATGTCCAGGAGTGATAAATTGGCTTTACGGCTGCTTAAAAATTCTGATGAGAAGAGTGATCTCGTGCGATGAGTTCTGTTTCCCGTGACAATGAAGGTCTGGTGTTGACCGACCTCAGGCAGAAGGTTGAAGAACCTCCCCTGTACAAGGTGCTGCTGCATAATGATGATTATACCACCATGGACTTCGTGGTCATGGTCCTGGAAGTGGTGTTTCATAAAAACCTTCAGGAGGCGACCAGGATCATGCTGAATGTCCACAAGGAGGGGGTCGGTATTGCCGGGGTGTATTCCCGGGACGTTGCGGAAACAAAGATTGCCCTCGTTCATGACATGGCGCGGCATAATGATTACCCTTTAAAATCATCCATGGAAAAAGCGTAAAGCAACTGAAATAACGACAGCCACCACCGGGAAAGCGGAATCATGACCATTCCGTCAACTCGGGTTACAGGAAAAAACGACGATGATAAGCCACAAACTTGAAATGGCCCTGGTCATGGCGATCAGGGAGGCAAAGACCAGAAAGCATGAGCATGTGACGGTTGAACATATTCTCTACGCCCTGCTGCACGATGATCTGGCCCTGGAAATTGTCCGGGGCTGCGGTGGGGATCCCGAGAACCTGAAACACAAGCTTGAAAGCTTTTTTTCATCAAAACTGACCAGCATTGACGACAACCTGGCTGCAGAGCCGGTGCAGACCATCGGCTTTAACCGCGTGCTGCAGCGGGCCATCTCCCATGTCCAGAGTTGCGGGAAAAAAGAAGTTGAATCCTCGGATGTTCTGGTCGCCATTTTTGCCGAGCAGGAATCCTATGCGGTCTATTTTCTGAAGTCTGAAGGTTTGCGAAGGCTCCGGATCGTCGAGTATATCTCAACCGAACACCCTTCTCCGGGTGTTGACCACGAAGAGCGGAAAGAGGAGAAAGGTGACCCTAAAACCAGCACCGACCTTGAGAAATATACGGTTGATTTTACCGAACTTGCCAAACAGGGCAAGATCGACCCTCTGATCGGCAGGACCAGGGAACTGGAGAGGATCATGCAGATTCTCTGCCGGAGAAGGAAGAACAATCCACTGCTGGTGGGAGAGCCGGGAGTCGGTAAAACCGCCATCGCGGAAGGGCTTGCTCTTGCCGTCTATGAGGCAAAGGTTCCCGACCTGCTGAAGGATGTCGAGATCCGGCTGCTTGACCTGGGCGGGTTGATGTCGGGCACAAAATACCGGGGTGATTTTGAACAGCGGATGAAGGGGGTGATCAACGCGGTTGAGGAGAACCCAAAGATCATTCTTTTTATTGACGAGATCCACACCATCGTTGGGGCCGGATCGACAAGCGGCAGCAGTATGGACGCCTCAAACCTGCTCAAGCCGGCCCTGCAATCGGGAACCTTGCGTTGCATCGGGTCGACCACCTATGAAGAGTTCAAAAATCATATCGAGAAAGACCGGGCCCTGGCCCGACGCTTTCAGAAAATTGATGTGGAGGAGCCCTCCGAGAGTGAGACGTTCGCCATCCTGAAGGGTTTGAAATCAAGATATGAGGAGCACCACGGGATTCGTTATTCCACTACCGCCCTGAAGGCTACTTCGGAACTGGCGGCCCGTTATATCACCGACCGCTTCCTTCCCGACAAGGCGATCGACGTGATGGACGAGGTGGGCGCCTCTTTCCGGCTG encodes:
- the clpS gene encoding ATP-dependent Clp protease adapter ClpS is translated as MSSVSRDNEGLVLTDLRQKVEEPPLYKVLLHNDDYTTMDFVVMVLEVVFHKNLQEATRIMLNVHKEGVGIAGVYSRDVAETKIALVHDMARHNDYPLKSSMEKA
- the clpA gene encoding ATP-dependent Clp protease ATP-binding subunit ClpA, with amino-acid sequence MISHKLEMALVMAIREAKTRKHEHVTVEHILYALLHDDLALEIVRGCGGDPENLKHKLESFFSSKLTSIDDNLAAEPVQTIGFNRVLQRAISHVQSCGKKEVESSDVLVAIFAEQESYAVYFLKSEGLRRLRIVEYISTEHPSPGVDHEERKEEKGDPKTSTDLEKYTVDFTELAKQGKIDPLIGRTRELERIMQILCRRRKNNPLLVGEPGVGKTAIAEGLALAVYEAKVPDLLKDVEIRLLDLGGLMSGTKYRGDFEQRMKGVINAVEENPKIILFIDEIHTIVGAGSTSGSSMDASNLLKPALQSGTLRCIGSTTYEEFKNHIEKDRALARRFQKIDVEEPSESETFAILKGLKSRYEEHHGIRYSTTALKATSELAARYITDRFLPDKAIDVMDEVGASFRLAIPPRKNGVVTVRDVEAVVSRMARVPARRTSGSDLTHLRDLEDSLKGVIFGQNQAIDALVTAVKRSRAGLKQVDKPTGSFLFAGPTGVGKTEVARQLAASLSVHFERFDMSEYMEKHAVARLIGAPPGYVGFDQGGLLTEAVRKHPYSVLLLDEIEKAHPDIFGILLQIMDHSSLTDNTGRRADFRNVILIMTTNAGAREMSARAIGFTTDGRGREQKAIKGMFSPEFRNRLDDIITFNQLDKSVMKLIVDKMISELQGQLSEKKVGIELTGSARDWLAEKGFDPEFGARPLRRLIMQKIGDVLSDQILFGELSSGGIARVGLKGNSLSFSYGR
- a CDS encoding DNA polymerase III subunit delta → MSVYKRKELPGLFKKIASGETDRMYLLFGERYLCRQAVDELIGHILPDEKARQGALTLVEGDREDPGNTLNQMRTFSMFGGRRVIRVMDSRLLHSKIVAKDLWDKAVENFSRNDREGAYRYLAQVLEIGNVTPDEFDGLTAAVWKSRFGFDRPQEEIGWAVEILSGSPVVPGTKTPSSSGKDITELYMQAFSEGLPAGNILILVTEAVDKRKKFYKYISEQGTVIDLSVETGSGKAAADGQNEVLREIVNRVMAENGKRIEPKTLELLLERVGFHPVAAALESEKLVLYAGDRNIVGLEDLNAVVGRTREEAIYELAEVFSDRNLGRTLLISERLQENGVHPLAIIASLRNHLKKMMLVRSMQELDNPGYKPGMSFPAFKDGYLDRLKKSRVEWPKELSGHPYGLYMTFKKAEKFSLALLTRSMSVLLDAEYNLKGSGLTGKIVLENMFFRLMDDRFPA